In one Neobacillus sp. CF12 genomic region, the following are encoded:
- a CDS encoding YhcN/YlaJ family sporulation lipoprotein: protein MKKRNLFFPSLILSLVLTGCAQNNGNNEFAHRNQNGADLARVNYTPKQGGPAMTTNDISDPGLDVEQNRKVNHGAANVNNTGTTRARIQVADYAAQKVTAMPQVDKATIIVADNNAYVAVKLKNSNQNGLSEELEHKIFRKVKSSDDQIDNVYISTNQAFYKRMNTYVRDSRNGNSNDNFQQDFSNTIRRVFPDAK from the coding sequence ATGAAAAAACGTAATCTTTTTTTTCCTTCGCTTATATTAAGCCTTGTATTAACAGGATGTGCTCAAAATAATGGTAATAATGAATTTGCACATCGGAATCAAAATGGTGCCGATCTTGCACGTGTAAATTATACTCCAAAACAAGGTGGGCCAGCTATGACCACCAATGACATTAGTGATCCTGGCTTGGATGTGGAACAAAACCGTAAAGTTAACCATGGTGCTGCTAATGTTAATAACACTGGTACCACTAGAGCCAGAATACAAGTAGCCGACTACGCAGCCCAAAAGGTAACTGCAATGCCCCAGGTAGACAAAGCTACTATTATTGTCGCTGATAACAATGCTTATGTGGCTGTTAAACTGAAGAATTCAAATCAAAATGGTTTATCAGAAGAGTTGGAGCATAAAATCTTTCGGAAAGTTAAATCATCAGATGACCAAATTGACAATGTCTACATTTCAACAAATCAGGCATTCTATAAACGCATGAATACGTATGTTAGGGATAGTCGGAATGGAAATAGTAATGACAACTTCCAACAAGACTTTTCCAACACGATTCGACGTGTATTTCCAGACGCAAAATAA
- a CDS encoding GNAT family protein, giving the protein MQMWNELFELRGEMVRLVPISFDHLEGLWEAARPDEIWTYMATTVRSKEEMVQMIASSIQKRELGTDYTFTVVNQEDQIIGSTRYLDILPEHRSLEIGSTWYHPDSWRTRVNTECKYLLLQHAFESWNFRRIQLKTDSRNLRSQKAIERIGAVKEGTLRKDRKISGGYVRDTVYFSILNEEWETVKKELEIKLSLK; this is encoded by the coding sequence ATGCAGATGTGGAATGAGCTTTTTGAGTTAAGAGGGGAAATGGTCAGATTAGTACCAATTAGTTTCGACCATTTAGAGGGATTATGGGAGGCAGCTAGACCTGATGAAATATGGACCTATATGGCTACTACTGTAAGAAGTAAAGAAGAAATGGTGCAGATGATAGCTTCTTCTATTCAGAAAAGAGAACTGGGTACAGACTATACATTTACAGTAGTTAATCAGGAGGACCAAATCATTGGAAGTACTCGGTACCTTGATATTTTACCTGAACATAGGAGCTTAGAAATTGGGTCGACTTGGTATCATCCCGATTCCTGGAGAACTAGAGTAAACACTGAATGTAAATACCTGCTTCTACAACATGCATTTGAAAGTTGGAACTTTAGAAGAATTCAACTTAAAACAGATTCCCGAAACCTCCGTTCTCAGAAAGCGATTGAACGAATAGGGGCTGTCAAGGAGGGAACGTTGCGGAAGGATCGAAAAATATCTGGCGGCTATGTTCGTGATACAGTTTACTTTAGTATCCTTAATGAGGAATGGGAAACAGTAAAAAAGGAATTAGAAATAAAATTGAGTTTAAAATAA
- the yidC gene encoding membrane protein insertase YidC yields MKNKRSFSILLLLALTTILLSACSAADGKGDGFFHTYFVEPFIVSIHFLAELFNGNYGLSIILVTLIIRLILLPFMLKQYKNQMDMKEKMDGLKPEMEDIQKRLKEESDPKKKQELQQEMMGLYQKHGVNPLNMGCLPILIQMPILTGFYYAIRGSEEIATHQFLWFSLGHPDIIITLIAGVIYYFQFKVSQSSMPAAQQQQMKFMGLLSPLMIVVFSFSSPAALPLYWAVGGLFLILQTWLSRKVYQKAKKTEMQASTN; encoded by the coding sequence ATGAAAAACAAACGTTCTTTTTCGATACTTTTACTATTAGCATTAACCACCATTTTACTATCAGCCTGTTCAGCTGCAGATGGAAAAGGAGATGGATTTTTCCATACGTATTTTGTTGAACCCTTTATTGTATCTATTCACTTTTTAGCGGAGCTATTCAATGGCAACTATGGATTGTCCATAATTCTCGTTACTCTTATCATCAGACTTATTTTACTGCCATTTATGCTAAAACAATATAAAAATCAAATGGACATGAAAGAAAAGATGGATGGCTTAAAGCCAGAAATGGAAGACATCCAAAAGAGATTAAAAGAAGAAAGTGATCCAAAAAAGAAGCAAGAACTACAGCAGGAAATGATGGGACTTTATCAGAAGCATGGCGTAAATCCATTGAATATGGGATGTTTACCTATATTAATTCAAATGCCAATCCTAACGGGCTTTTATTATGCGATTCGTGGTTCTGAAGAGATTGCGACTCACCAATTCTTATGGTTTAGTCTCGGACACCCTGATATCATCATTACCCTCATTGCAGGTGTAATTTATTATTTCCAATTTAAAGTTTCGCAGTCTAGTATGCCAGCGGCACAGCAGCAGCAAATGAAATTCATGGGGCTATTGTCACCACTCATGATTGTAGTCTTCTCTTTCAGTTCTCCTGCAGCACTGCCGCTTTATTGGGCAGTAGGCGGTTTGTTTTTAATACTGCAAACATGGTTAAGCAGAAAAGTTTATCAAAAAGCTAAAAAAACAGAAATGCAAGCAAGTACGAATTAA
- a CDS encoding DUF6501 family protein, whose amino-acid sequence MIHLTWRERETVKKVKCVHTDAKKYIVNNALTAGKTYDVKNETDEFYYIIDNTGKIGGFYKEYFQNVD is encoded by the coding sequence ATGATTCATTTAACATGGCGTGAACGTGAAACAGTAAAAAAGGTAAAATGTGTTCATACGGATGCAAAAAAATACATTGTAAATAACGCATTAACTGCTGGAAAAACTTATGATGTTAAAAATGAAACGGATGAGTTCTATTATATTATTGACAATACCGGCAAGATTGGCGGGTTTTACAAAGAATATTTTCAAAATGTAGACTGA